CCGCTGCTGAACGGCGCGGTGCGGCTGCTGATGGAGCGCGGCGATGGACTGCCAGCGCCGGTGCGCGTTTTCGACGTGCAGCCGGGGAGCGGCCCGGTGAGTCTGCCGGTAGTGCCGTACCTGAGCGAAGGGCTGCTGTCGGCGGACGGCAATACGCTGGCCGGGTATGCAAGCGGCGCCGGAACGCTGGCCGTATACAGCCTGCCGCTGGCATCAGAGTCGGTAATCGGGGTGCCTGGACGGGTGGATGCGCTGTCGTTTCCATCATTCAGATGATTCTCATATTCAAGTGGGAGACTACTCATCACCTTCCGCTACCATTTTTTGCGGAACTTGTTCTGAATACGCACCCCTAAAGGATAGATAATGTCTGGGGAACGCATCCTCGTTATCGAAGACGAAGCCAGAATCGCCCAGTTTATTGAGCGAGGTCTGATCTACGAAGGTTATCGTGTCAATGTCGCGCGCGACGGTCAGACCGGTCTGAATATCGCACGCGATAACCCACCCGACCTGGTGATCCTAGACTGGATGCTGCCAGGGCTGGACGGTCTTGAAGTCTGCCGGCGGCTGCGCGCAGCCAGCGACGTGCCCATCCTGATGCTTACAGCGAAGGACGATGTCAGCGACCGCGTGACGGCGCTGGATACCGGCGCAGACGATTATCTGGTCAAGCCGTTTTCGATCGACGAACTGATGGCGCGCGTGCGGGCCTTGTTCCGGCGGGCCGCACCAACGAGCCGGCCTGAAATCCTGCGATTCGCCGACCTGACGCTCGATACCGGCACGCACCGCGCCTACCGCGGCGAACACGCCATCGACCTGACCGCAAAAGAGTATGAACTGCTCGAACTCTTCATGCGGAATCCACGGCAAGTCCTGACCCGAGATGTGATCTTCGACCGCGTGTGGGGCTACGATTTCGGCGGCGAGAGCAACATCATCGAGGTCTACGTGCGCTATTTGCGGCAGAAGACCGAGTCGCAGAGCGAGCCGAGGTTGATCCACACCGTCCGGGGCGTAGGGTACGTACTGCGCGAAGAATAGGCCGACGGCATGACCCTTCGCACACGACTGGCGATCTGGTTCGCCGGTTTAGTGGCGTTGTTGATCGCCCTGTTCAGCGCAATGGTAATCGCGTTGATGTGGTGGTCGATGGTACGCGATGTCGATGCGAAGCTGCAGGACACCGCAGAC
The nucleotide sequence above comes from Candidatus Flexicrinis proximus. Encoded proteins:
- a CDS encoding response regulator transcription factor, whose product is MSGERILVIEDEARIAQFIERGLIYEGYRVNVARDGQTGLNIARDNPPDLVILDWMLPGLDGLEVCRRLRAASDVPILMLTAKDDVSDRVTALDTGADDYLVKPFSIDELMARVRALFRRAAPTSRPEILRFADLTLDTGTHRAYRGEHAIDLTAKEYELLELFMRNPRQVLTRDVIFDRVWGYDFGGESNIIEVYVRYLRQKTESQSEPRLIHTVRGVGYVLREE